TTGAGGATGTGACACATGTAGGACACACATCTGTCCCCACTCTGTAAGAGGCCCCTGCACTGCGGTATccactctttctttcttttcttttttctcgaaaaaattaaattttggcatatttaaattgaaaatattaaatgtTGTGTGATTATGTGTGCTCATTGTTGTGTGAAATGTTACTGAAGTACTGGGAATGATATATTCCTAATACAATATTTGTGAATTTTAGATCTTTTGAAAAACGTATTCCACGTAAAAACATTTTATTGATCCAGTTTTTATGTATTACTCATTGACAGAAGTGTTCAATCCGATGCTATGTTCATTCATGTTCAGGCATCTGTTATCATTATCTTCCGCCACTATTTTGTCGACAGAGGATATCTGCTTCACATAACTCGTCTGTCATTTTTCTACGTACACCTTTTAGCTAAACTATTGTACAAACGTAATACTCCCAAAGCCTGACAGCTATTCGTTTCCATTAAGATTATTAATAATCTAGCACACTTAATGCTATTCTTGCGGCCTGTTTTATATTCTTTTCACTAATTCTGAGTTCTGGCAGTACGCTGTAACAGAAAGTTTTAAACCATATTTCATTGCATTTCTGTAAAGATTTCATGTTTCAATATTTAAGCCACTCAGATACACCTGCgtgctaatttttttccagttgacTGCAGCAGTGTTTAGGCTTCCATCATCTTACACTAACCACAACGTGCTTCGTCTTTCCAAGGCAGTGTGTCGCTGATTTCAGTGTGTGGCATAGTCCAACAGAATGTGTCACGAAATTTTGTTCTATCTAGAGGTCTACGCTTTTTAAGTTTGTAGTACGAGACGCTTCACTATTTCATGTGAGCTGTAACAaactgtaattaatttcgatgcagcCTGCACAAGTCAGCGCCTGTAATGACGGCAGCAGTCAGTTCTTTTGCCTATAATTACAGCGACGGTCATAATTTTGAACAATCTTTATCTCAGTCTTGGTCATTACTGAAAACATTAGTAAGAACACCCTCCTCACTTCATCACTTTCAGTGTGTAAACGGCCTAAGTATGCAGTGTTCCATAAATTTTACAGGAATGTTACAATGGAGAGTCTTATTATTTATAAACAGCGATTTTTGCAGGTACGCCAATGAAATTCAGAAGAAACAACTGCTGCCAGTTGTTTTAGTTCTGGTTACGTTTCTAAGACAAGAATTCCAACATCCGAGTCCATAGCATCTGTTAGTGGTTAAacttgtgaaataaaattttgttagtgtAGACAGCTTTGCACTTTGTTGTGAACTACCAGAATCAAAACGATTTGAGTATCTTGACACCATATTCCGTTTCGGATTGCTATTTAACAACTTACAGTGGAGCCAAAAATACGTTCCACATGTTGGTAATTTGTGATTGCATCTGCCATGCTTTTCTGACGTGTACCTAAATGGTTATTAGATACTGCCATCGTTGAGATAACTTATTGTTAACAAATACTATTACGCAGAGGAGGCAGTGTACTGGTGCTCCATTCTGTTGGCTAATGAAACTCAGTGTTGTAGCGGTTTCACTTTTCTTCTTGAATCGAAGGTAGCCTCGGTACTGAACACTGAACGTGAAAGGAAACTGTTATCTTTTGTCTTCAAGACAAGAATGAGGTCACTAAATTCTATGTCTTGTAATCTATGGCTCGTATCAGCTGAATCCTGCACGCTTTGGAAATCAAATATCGCCCCAACACATGTCAGAATGATACATGCCGAATAGCTAACTCTCGATTGGCAGAATGTGTTCATTTCTGTGGGTTACATGCAAGACAGTTAAATGTGCTCTGCGTCAGGAAAGTGCACACGGGCAAACCGTAGATTTTCCTTTATATAAATGACCACTGTTCTGAAACTACCAGTGCCATCTTCGGATATTTTGAGCTGCATGAGATACCGTGCCGTACACTTCCCGAAAATATCATCCGAGAGTTGCAACGGAAATGCACCACTTAAAACTCAGAATGCAAATCGCCTTTTGTTTCTGTGACGTCAACCCCGACTCGATGCTCTATGTGTAATGTGCGTGAGACCAGGCGAGTGCACTAGCTGCCTCAGGAAGAAACCTCTGAACAACCACATTAATATTTAACGTACCTTTTATCGAGATAAGCTTTTAGTTTCATTGAGTAAGTTAAATTCACCCAAGTTTCCATTTGTATTTGTACAGAAATTACAGTTTTGTGAAATTGGAAAAATCGTTACTGTACACCCTTTATTacattggatggttcaaatggctctgcgcactattcgctattcgacttaacatctgaggtcatcagtcccctagaacttagaactacttaaacctaactaacctaaggacattacacacatccatgcccaaggcaggattcgaaccagcgaccgtagcggtcacgcggttccagactgaagcgcccagaaccgcacggccacaacggccggcgggctgttagttgctagatgcatactGTCGTAACATACGGCTGAGAACCGATGGCTGCTCGATTACTTGGTTCGGGCCGCATGCTGTCATTTGGTACTGGAAGCAGGTGTGGTTATTAACCGCTAGATTGACAAGACGGGCGATATCGTACATTTCAACTCATCTGAATGGTGATGCACTAGGAACAGGATGTAGGATACTGAAATATTTAATATCACAACAGGCAgctcacttgaagaggaatggttaCCCGGAGAAAGGCACTCACAGAAATTTAACAGATAAATGTTGGtactaggaaggtaactgcgaagtagCAACGGGTAACAAaggaaatatttcaacttatcgacgaaagaaagaagtacaaacatTTGCAGTAGCTCAACAACAGGGTCGTGTAAGTAActcatgaatgaaataaataaggtgTGGAGGGAAGCAAAGGTGatacggctgcaggaaaaatctgaagacatCAAGAAATAATTGGTCATCTAAAGGACTTATTAAGCAtatagaaaaacaaaaacattttgggTGAAATTGAAACAAAGTCATCAACATGAACAGTACGGAAGAAATTCCACTGCTGACCGCAAATGACAGAGTGGATAGTTTACACTGAAGGGCTGTACAATGATAGAACTGTCTGACGGCAAAGAAATAAGAGTCGATATGGAGGACAtaggacatccagtattacaaGACCTGCGAACAAACGGGGCGGAAAGCACAGATAACAATCCTTCCGCGTTTCTAAGGTCACTGGCGGAAGTGACAACTAAAAGAGTATTAAGGaagctagtttcgtaatggcaCACATAAGTGAAAACAGATAACAAGACCTGCTTCCTTAGCGATAACTTTATTTGGCCTAAACAATGGCACCCAGAAACATCAAAAAAACAATAGAGGCGTCTTATTTCATAATTTTCAGAACCAAGTTTCAAGTTTCATAGACGCGTTATCTAGGGAGTCCAAAAGCAgctaatttcctttcccatccttgttgTACAACGACCACATTAAGTAAATAAGACGAATTACAACATTTATTTGGTGGTTCATATCACACAAGCAacgtgtaaaataaatagtttactttTCACATAAACATACACTTACACATGTTGCCTTAtcaaacaatattaaaaaaaatttgagtTGCTGTTTAATTCAAGAAAATGAAACCAATTTATCACCTTTGACAGAAAATATCTCAGTTAAGACAGTCTCTCGCAGTCACATCGGTCTCCGTTTGTACGTTGGGTTGCTGAGTCGAGAATAGAAGATGGTATGTACTCATTTGCTCTAGGAAGAACGCTTGAAAATGTTCGGTTATTGCGGTGTCTGGAGATATTTTACGTAGCTGATGAACATTAGTTCATCATATTAATACGTACATTTTCATAGAAGAACGCCTTttttgttgttaagagagaaagttTATGTATATTTCCGCATGGAACGCTCGCCATCACACCCCCTTCCATGGAATTAGAGATGAAAGCTGCTGAACATGATTCAGCTATGGCTACTTGCACCTGGAATATTTCCCGCTAActgcaataaatttaaaataatgtcagTGAACCGTGGAATAGAATGGTACTGTCATTGGTGGCATTTTTAGTATTCTGTAGATCGGTCAGTAGAAACAGAACCCTTATCGGATGACATTGTTGCTTGTGTGTCTGTCTACCTTGTCTGTCTGTCCTacagttaaaaaccctttttctcaggaaaggctAGACGTATCAAATTGAAACTTAAGTCACATACTGAGACCTACGCTCATCTGTTGGTGCAACACATTTCAGAATCTAGGTCAATGTAATAAAAATATGCGGCCATTTATGCTACATATCTTAACATTTACAGACTCTCGTCAAAATCTATTGagtacttctcgttgacctagaatcatgaaatttggcaagaagcaaggtttcattgTAGAGtcaaaggaaaaaaataagaaaatttttgattTGCAAATATATCAcgcaaaaaaatatttcttttgtcatttgataACAGGCGTCAAATTTGAAATTCAATCAGTAGCTCTGCATTCAAGCAATTTGAGTCACAATGGTAAAAGTCAGAAGTCAAAAGCAGACTAGTCTGCGAACACTGGTTGCACATTAACGTTGAAACACCATATCCACGTGCAGTAATCGCTTCTGGATACCTGACGATTGTTGAAGTCGGAAACGCGTCGTATGGGCAATAAAACCACTCCTTACCTTTTACCTTTGCAATCAAGTCAGCCTGAGCGGAGAACAACCGACTGTTGTAATAATGTCGCATTTatgttactgaaattaaaacattctcgaaaacctTGGAACACCAGGGACCGAAGTCTTGCCAGTATCGAAGTGTATGAGAGGTAAATATTGTCGGGATACAccattcccggaatggatgaactgtctatatacatagttAACTTTATGCGAAACCTGTAGGGCGCGAGTCCGACTCACACCTGACCATTTTTCTGGGATAGATGTGACTCCAGACAGCGTCGCATATTTAAGAAAATGGCACCATTCTTTTTCCATTGCTTATTATAAGCGTCGATTTTTACGCCGGCTCGCGTTCTCAGAAAGCTGGTGGCTAATGTAGTCAGAATTGGCTGTTGAAGGTCGGGGGAGTAGAGAAAAACCGACGCAGGTTACACATTATCGCAGGTGTGAGCGCCTGTTCCTTCCGAGGCGCCCCGCCTCGATACACGGTTACCTCCTCATATGTACTCATACGTCAGAGCGACGGTATAAGAGGAGCTCACCGGAGACGGCATCTCACAGTCTAGCCACAAACTGGGCGGAGCGCAGAGGTTGCCATGGTGAGAAATCTGATCCTCTACTGTTGCCTCGTGGCCGCCGTTGCCGTTTCGGTGGGAGCCGCGCCGCAAGACAAGCTGGACAACTTGGACGTGGACGAGATCCTCAACAACGACCGTCTCCTGAAATCCTACATCCAGTGCATGCTCGATGAAGGCCAAGGAAGGTGCACTAACGAGGGCAAGGAGATCAAAAGTAAGTGGGGGAGCtaaacttccttctttcttctgcATCTCTCgcttctttcttccacagatcaccATCATCAAACCTCTTTTTACTTGTTCCGGGTAGCCACAGATGGTCACTTAAGTAATACGCTCTCGGAATATGGCGCAGATCTCTAATATTCAAAATGGCCAAATCGAGCtggaggtttataaatacaaattgTATAGCGTTGCATAGGAGATCTTTTGGTATCGCTTTACGAGGCAGTTTCTTATTCCTTGTTAGGTAATTAGGGGCTGTTGGTTCCACTACGTGCTACAACAGCCAAATCAGGTGACGCCAAGAAAATGTATTACTTTATCTTCGTCAAAATAAGTTTATACTCATTCGTAGCAATTTAGtgttttgtcatgttggaaatttCATGCCCTTATCAGAAATACACGGTGATTCTTTATACAGAGCTTACAATTCGCCTGTTGCTTTAAAATCAACAAACAATCATTGGCAATCACATGTTTTATCTGTCTGTGCCATATTCAGGTTTACACGATGCAAGGAAGTTCCCGCTGCATTTCTAGGTCTTGTAGAGAGGAGTGAatgtataatattttgaatagggaaACATGTCCGTCAAAGTCATTCAACGACGTAACAGAGCGTCAACGCTATAGGCGCCAGTGCCTGCAAATATGTGTACACATAGGGTGATTCcgtcatgatgttacaaacttttagggTGATGGAGAAAGTTAAATTGTAAATTGTTAAATTGTAGAGACTCTGGTCCAGAAAGGACTGggacgaaagttataagcgaaaatcttttTAGTACATCTGCAGTGGAttacatgtaccggtacttttcttgcGAAGATAGTAGAATAGGCAATTTGCAGAGGGCGGTAATATagacaaaaacaagaagaaaatgcccactaaacatggattctaaaatgcatTCGTGAAGAGCTATGAGCGCTTATTTATCTTCGCTTCTGTGAAACGCATCTTCTCTATTGAACCATTCCTCATAGCTCTGAAgtgatgcattttagagcccatgtttaacagACATTTTTTCTTGGCTTGATCCATAATACCACCTTTGGAAATTGCCTACCCTACAACCTTAGCAACATAGAAATGTTTTCACTTTTAACTTctgactcgttcgtttccagtacagAAACCCTCACCGtaaattaatatatttatccctCCCCATCATCCTAGAGAGTATGTAACATCACCACAGGGTCATCTTGTATGTACAGACATTTACAGTCGCCCGCTCTTGTAACTTTGACGCTATGTACCGTCTttcgatgacgtttccggacatgggttcgtaATCTAAATGTTATGTGCTCACTCCCCTCTAATAGTCCTAGAAATCTGTAACAGGAATTGCGTCAGCAACCAGTCATATCTGTATCGCTACTACACACCAGAATActacactgaagaagcaaagaaactggtacacttgcttaaTATAGTATACGGCCcctgcgagaacgcagaagtgttgcaacacgacgtggtatggactcaactagtgtctgaagtagcgctAGAGTGAaccgataccatgaatcctgcagggctgtccataaatgcgtaacagcacgagggggtggagaactcttctgaagagcacgtcgcaaggcatcccagatacacccaataacgttcatgtatggggagtttggtggccagcggaattgtttaaactgagaagaatgTCCCTGGAACCActatgtagcatttctggacgtgccGCAttctccttctggaattgcccaagtccatcggaacgcATAATGGGCATGAatggccggccgtagtgaccgagcggttctaagcgcttcagtccggaaccgcgcgactgctacggtcgtaggttggaatcctgcctccggcatggatatgtgtgatgtccttatgttagttaggtttaagtggttctaagttctaggggactgatgacctcagctgttaagtcccatagtgctcagagccattttggacaaGAATGGATGAAGCTGATcaaacaggattcttacgtacgtatcacctgtcagtcgtattgagacgtatcaggggtaccatatcattcCAACTCCTCACGCACCACACCGTTACTGAGCCTCCGCCAGCTCTAACAGTCCATTCCTGACGTGCAGATTCCACGGAtttatgtggttgtctccatatccgtacacgtccatccgctcgttacaatttgaactcgtctgaccaggcaacatgttcccagtcatcaatagtccaacgcCGTTGTTTAAGGCCCCCGTAAAGCTttctgtcctgcagtcatcaaggttcacgagtgggccttcgcttccaaaagcccacatcgatgatgtttcgttgaatggttcgcacgctgacacttattgatggtccagcattgaaatctgcagcaatttgccgaagggttgcacttgtgtcaggttgaacgattctcttcagtcgtcgttggtcgggTTCtcccaggatctttttccggtcgcagcgccgtcggagatttgatgttttaccggattcctgatattcacggtacactcgtgaaatggtcatacggcaaAATCCCCTcttcgctacctcgcagatgctgtgtcccatctctcgtgcgctgactataacagcacgttcaaactcccttaaatctcgataggctgccattgtagcagcagtaaccaatctaactgcaccaggcgttgtcgactgcagcgccgtattcaacCTGTTTATatgtctatgtatttgaatacgtatgcttataccagtttctttggcgtttcagtgtataataCAATGTGCATTTCCGATATAGACATCACGACGTCCTAACGCAACTTGCTGTGAAAATATACAACTAAGACCGGAGGATAAacgataaataaaaattttaattagtgTAATATCGCTCAAATGAGAATATTCTCTGTGCAGGGATTGTGGCGAACGAACGGCTTTGCTTCACACATTGGTGTAGAGCACGATACTTGCATGAAAACTGATGCTTCAATTTGGGAATCTATACATGAAGTGTCAAGTGATTTATATGTTTTCTTCGTACACCCATCTAATTCCACTAGGTGTATGGGATAGTTTCCTGCCAAAAACTGTGACACCTCTCGAATTTCCACCTCTTGTCAACCTAGTTTTGGTTATATCTTTAACTCTTCGCACTATGAGTGCTTCTACGTAATTTTCAAGACAATgatcttcatttcttctctttgCGGATCCACTTTTCGTCATCATTCCAATAACCTCCTTCGATTCGCCGACTCAAGATGTTTGTTCTAAAGTGAATGTTtcgtttcatatcagtgtacagaTGTTTCTTCTGCTGTCGGCAATTTTTATACAATCATATTTCGCACAACAACCATCTCCCATTTCCGATGTAAGTAATTTCAGCTTTGCCTGCTGTTCATTATCAAGTATTTTCTCCCTATTTTTAAGTTCTAGTTGTTGATTTGTACTTTTGTACTACAAATTGTTTATTTACCTGCGCCTCTAACTTGCTTAATATGACAGGGACGCTAATGGCAAAGTAGCGTGCCAAGTTCCAAACTACAAAAGCAACAATTCAACGATTAGAATaagacagcttgcagtgtacgtctCACCTAATGTTCTCCATACGCAAATGTGAACTATGCCATGGAACGTCGAATAACAAGAGTCGCAGCATACTTCCTTCCGTTTGCCTGATTTGcaaatataatttttctgtttATGGTGTACAAGATGTAAGTACGATATGGGTGAACCTGTTATTACATCTCGGACGAATAGTCAGAACCGAAAAACTGACTTTTGAGGAAAGTGGTCTTGCATAAATGAGCCATCACAGCACGTTTCCTGGAGTGAATCTCAGCTTCAACGTGTTCCACCTCCTCTTCATCTTGGATTCTTACTACCTGTCATATGACTACTACACTCTGATGCAATATAACGGAAGGTCTACCTCATTTCAGGAGTAATTGAGATAGCTAGTTAAAGCTTGTATGTGCTGGGATGATTGAATCGGTAGGAGTACAAGCTTACGTGTGGCTTCACTCAGAGCACAATTCTAGCGACtcacaatgcgaaaaaagaggAAATGAATTCGTTGCTTATACAGCGTCATTCGCAATGTTAGTTTTATACTATTTTCTACATCCACGCAAGGCTCAGTAGACTTACCACGGTGTTTTCTCATGGTGATTGGAACCGTCTTTTACGTCACCTTGTGTTAGTTAGTAATTCTATTATTTCCTCCACTATTGCTGTTAGCAGTTGATTGGGCATGTACACAACGCGTTGGTccttgcccttatgcaagcagtactCAGCTTGGCATCAATTGATACActcgttggatgtcctcctgagggatatcgtgacaaatgccatccaattggtgcgttagatcgtcaaaatctcgagcttgaTGGAGGATCCGTTCCAACAATGTGCTGTCagttgtggggggagggggtgggaaaaTCTGGTAAACTAGCAAAGATAGCGTTTGGCTAGTACTAAgtggcaatagaaactctcgccgtgtgcggaagaccattatcttgctgaaatgtaagcccagtattgCTTGCcaagaaaggcaacaaaacgggatgtAGAACATCGTCGACATGCCGATGTACTGTAACGGCGTCTCGGATGAAatgcaaaggggtcctgctatgatatAAAGCAACACACCAGAACATCACTCCTGGCTGCCGAACCTTATGTGCGGGTGACACGTTGGTCTGCCAATGCTGTCTTGGGcttccccagacacgtcttcgtccaCCATTGGGACTCATTTCAATgtgcgactcatcactgaaggcagatCTACTACATTAAATTATTACCAGGGCCTCGATGACCAGGAAGACGTGTATGGAAACGTCCCAGACAGCAGAGGGGCATCAACTTGAGTCACCCCTCGATATGGCCTGACACCCGAGAGTAATGGACTAGGGTGCCACGTCATTTCATGGCAGTATCCATTTATCTGTCTCCCGCTGCACTCATAGAGCACAGCgttacgtcgacgatgttctgcgTC
The genomic region above belongs to Schistocerca serialis cubense isolate TAMUIC-IGC-003099 chromosome 6, iqSchSeri2.2, whole genome shotgun sequence and contains:
- the LOC126484087 gene encoding ejaculatory bulb-specific protein 3-like: MVRNLILYCCLVAAVAVSVGAAPQDKLDNLDVDEILNNDRLLKSYIQCMLDEGQGRCTNEGKEIKSRLPKFVATGCGDCSPSQLDKAVKALKHVTEKHPQEWIKLKAKFDPTGEYAKKHAETWKQRGVNF